The Neobacillus sp. OS1-2 genome includes a window with the following:
- a CDS encoding BA3454 family stress response protein, protein MKYKVKKGDYMVQVEVTITFEGKYYLTNVITHRETSEEEILRLAFEQVKKQWEK, encoded by the coding sequence TTGAAGTATAAAGTAAAGAAAGGTGATTATATGGTACAGGTGGAAGTTACAATAACCTTCGAAGGAAAATACTATTTAACAAATGTCATTACCCATCGAGAAACTTCTGAAGAAGAAATATTACGCCTTGCCTTTGAACAGGTCAAAAAGCAATGGGAAAAATAG